One window of the Trifolium pratense cultivar HEN17-A07 linkage group LG2, ARS_RC_1.1, whole genome shotgun sequence genome contains the following:
- the LOC123910228 gene encoding homeobox-leucine zipper protein HAT22-like — MGFNDQNSLHLVLGLSLNTSTTPKQITTTTTTVKNPYSSTEPSLTLGLSPESPNIHRINQTSSPHSVVVSSFSNGRVLQVKREREEEEDQEVEEERVSSRVSDEDEDATNARKKLRLTKEQSLLLEESFKLQSTLNPKEKQALAKQLNLRPRQVEVWFQNRRARTKLKQTEVDCEFLKKCCETLTDENRRLKKELQELKSLKQAQPLYMPMPAATLSMCPSCDRLGRVADGGGSNKKITAFTMAPNTHFYNPFNNPSAAC; from the exons ATGGGGTTTAATGATCAAAATTCCCTTCATCTTGTTCTAGGCTTATCTTTGAATACTTCTACTACTCCAAAACAaataaccaccaccaccaccacagtAAAGAATCCCTATTCCTCCACCGAGCCATCCTTAACGTTAGGACTCTCTCCAGAGAGTCCTAACATCCATAGAATTAACCAAACTTCTTCACCTCATAGTGTTGTTGTTTCATCTTTCTCAAATGGGAGAGTCTTGCAagtgaagagagaaagagaggaagaagaagatcaaGAGGTAGAAGAAGAGAGAGTTTCTTCAAGAGTtagtgatgaagatgaagatgctACTAACGCTAGAAAGAAACTTAGGCTTACCAAAGAACAATCTTTACTTTTGGAAGAAAGCTTCAAATTGCAAAGCACTCTCAATCCG aaagaaaaacaaGCTTTAGCAAAGCAGTTGAATCTAAGGCCTCGACAAGTTGAAGTGTGGTTCCAGAATCGGAGAGCAAg AACAAAGCTGAAACAAACGGAGGTTGATTGCGAATTTTTGAAGAAATGTTGTGAAACGTTAACGGACGAAAATAGGAGATTAAAGAAAGAGTTACAAGAGCTGAAATCATTGAAGCAAGCACAACCTTTATACATGCCCATGCCTGCAGCTACACTCTCCATGTGCCCCTCTTGCGACCGGCTCGGCCGCGTCGCGGATGGTGGCGGTTCGAATAAGAAGATCACTGCCTTCACCATGGCTCCCAATACTCACTTCTATAATCCTTTCAATAATCCTTCCGCAGCTtgttaa
- the LOC123909416 gene encoding EPIDERMAL PATTERNING FACTOR-like protein 2 — translation MRIQYQHVIFGQRLCFITISLFFLIISSFPQKGLVAEGRKTLNQNGFHQTLGDNKVMVRKQIGSRPPRCETRCRFCGHCEAIQVPTNPRALNGKINPSTLSTIAYSRRQDNSNYKPMSWKCKCGNIIFNP, via the exons ATGAGGATTCAATATCAACATGTCATTTTTGGTCAAAGACTTTGTTTCATTACcatttctcttttctttctcataATTTCAAGCTTCCCCCAAAAGGGACTTGTTGCTGAAG GTAGAAAGACTTTGAATCAGAATGGTTTTCACCAG ACATTAGGTGATAACAAGGTGATGGTGAGGAAACAGATAGGTTCAAGGCCACCAAGATGTGAAACAAGATGCAGATTCTGTGGACATTGTGAGGCTATTCAAGTTCCAACCAATCCTAGAGCACTTAATGGAAAGATTAACCCTTCAACTCTGTCTACAATTGCTTATTCTAGAAGACAAGATAATTCAAACTACAAGCCCATGAGTTGGAAATGCAAATGTGGGAACATTATTTTCAACCCTTGA